GCATCTGGTTCAGCGGCGGCTCTGCCAACACCTTTGAAAATAACGAGTTCTACCACCTGGCACTCGCCATCACCTTCAACGGTGCGAGCTCCGGCAACGTCTTCGCCTACAACTACCTCCACGACCTGTATCACAACAGCACCTCGACCGCCGGGGCAGGGATCTCCTTCCACGGGTCCCACGCGATGATGAACCTGATCGAAGGGAACTACTCGAAGGTGTCGATGGTTGCGGACAACTACTGGGGCTCCTCCAGCAACAACACCTTCTTCAGGAACCGCGTCATCAACGAGACTGGGTTCAGCTGCAAGCAGTACGCGGTCAACATCCACGGCCGCCAGCAGTACTACAACATGATCGGCAATGTTCTCGGTACCCCCGGATTCGAAACCGCCTACGAGACGCCGCAGTCGAGCTGCGCGAAAGCGATCTACAGCTTCGCCGACGGCAGTGGACTGGCCACATCGCTGCGCCACGCCAACTGGGACAGCGTCAACAACCAGACGATGTGGAACGGCTCCGATGACCGCGTCCTCCCCGCGAGCCTCTACCTCGCAGGGAAGCCGGCATGGTGGCGGGCGGCCAATTGGCCGGTGATCGGGCCCGATCGCTCCCCGATGGCACCGTCTGCTCCGACCTGGGGTATGCCTTGGTAAGGTAAGGAACAGGTAGACAGAAAGTAAGAAGTGGAAAAAGCCAGGCACCGCCGGTCAAAGTGAGACCGGCGGTGACCTGGCTTTTTTTTCGTCAGGAGAGTCAGGCCCTGCATTGTTGACTTGCCGGTCGCGGGTTGATAGGAATGGGTGAGAAAGTCTGCGGAGGAGTTCGTCACATGGCATCTCAGATATCTTCAGCGAGCGGAAAGTATGCTGCCATCTACCGGGTGGTCTCGCTCATCCCACCTGGCCGCGTCGCCACCTACGGGCAGGTCGCGGGGCTGGCCGGAATGCCGGGGCGGGCGCGGCTCGTGGGATACGCCCTCCGCTCCCTGCCGAATCAGTCGGGGGTGCCGTGGCACCGCGTCGTCAATGCGGCAGGACGTATCAGCCTCCGCGCCGACGGCGGGGCAGAGGACGAGTTCCAAAGAGTACGCCTGGAAGCGGAAGGGATAGCGTTTGAGCGAGACGGCCGCATCCCCCTCGAGGTATTTCTGTGGCACCCGGACCCGGGCTCCCTGTGAATGACAACGGAAAGAAGGAAAAGAAAAAGCCAGCACTTCGTGATGAAGTTGCTGGCTTTCATAGTTGAACGGCACGCTTCGACCTTCCCCTCCTGGCGGAGCGTCAGCTCCCCGGTTTTGCGATGTTGAACTTCTCCAGGCGATACTGCAGCGTCTTATAGCTGATGCCGAGCAACGGCGCAGCCTTGCTGATGACCCAGTCCGCCCGCTCCATCGCCTTTATGATGAGATCGCGCTCCAGCTCCTCGATGGAGATCCCCCCTGCAGGGAACTCAAAGGGGAGATGGGTACGGGAGGGGTGTTCGTGCACTTCCGCCGGAAGATCTTCCGGCACGATGTAGTCGCTCTCGGCCATCAGCACCCCTCTCTCGATGACGCTTTCCAGCTGGCGCACGTTCCCCGGCCAGCTGTAGTCGAGAAGTATCTTCATCGCCGGCTTCGATATCCCCTTCACCGGAATGCCACAGGAGGCGCTGTATTTCTTCAGGAAGAAATCGGCAAGGGTGATGACGTCGTTGCCGCGCTCGCGCAACGGCGGCAGGGTGACCCTGATGACGTTCAGACGGTAAAAGAGGTCCTCACGGAATCCCCCTTTCTTCGTCTCCTGCTCCAGGTCCTTGTTGGTGGCGGAGATGATCCGCACGTCCACCGGAATGTTGAACTTTCCCCCGACCCGCCGGATCTCCTTTTCCTGAATGGC
The DNA window shown above is from Geomonas sp. RF6 and carries:
- a CDS encoding MGMT family protein, translated to MASQISSASGKYAAIYRVVSLIPPGRVATYGQVAGLAGMPGRARLVGYALRSLPNQSGVPWHRVVNAAGRISLRADGGAEDEFQRVRLEAEGIAFERDGRIPLEVFLWHPDPGSL